In Musa acuminata AAA Group cultivar baxijiao chromosome BXJ2-8, Cavendish_Baxijiao_AAA, whole genome shotgun sequence, one genomic interval encodes:
- the LOC135618389 gene encoding alanine--glyoxylate aminotransferase 2 homolog 2, mitochondrial-like has translation MPPFDYTPPPYLGPRAAEIVRKRSEFLSPSISYLYKKPLNIVDGKMQYLFDEDGRRFLDAFGGIATVSCGHCHPDIVEAIINQTKRLQHPTVLYLNHAVADFAEALASKFPGDLKVVFFTNSGTEANELAMMIARVYTGCHDIISVRNAYHGNAAGSMGATAQSNWKFNVIQTGMHHALNPDQYRGIFGSDGEKYAKDVEEIIDFGTSGRVAGFISEAIQGVGGVMELAPGYLPAVYRTIKKAGGLFIADEVQAGFARTGSHFWGFEAHGVVPDIVTSAKGAGNGIPIGAVVTTPEIARVLTQRCYFNTFGGNPVCTAAGHAVLKVIEKENLQENALVVGSYLKDQLKALQDKHDIIGDVRGRGLMLGVELVTDRQQKTPAKTEILHAMETMKDMGVLVGKGGFYGNVFRITPPLCFSKEDADFFLDVMDIALSKI, from the exons ATGCCGCCCTTCGACTACACCCCGCCTCCGTACCTCGGACCGCGGGCGGCGGAGATCGTCCGGAAGCGGTCGGAGTTCCTCAGCCCTTCCATTTCCTACCTTTACAAGAAACCC TTGAACATTGTGGACGGAAAGATGCAGTACTTGTTCGACGAGGATGGTCGCCGGTTCCTCGATGCGTTTGGTGGTATCGCTACCGTGTCCTGTGGCCATTGCCACCCTGATATTGTGGAAGCCATAATTAACCAGACGAAACGGCTTCAGCATCCTACTGTTCTATATCTAAACCACGCCGTTGCAGATTTCGCAGAGGCATTGGCTTCCAAGTTTCCTGGAGATCTCAAG GTCGTCTTCTTCACTAATTCCGGGACTGAAGCAAATGAACTTGCCATGATGATTGCTCGAGTTTATACTGGTTGTCATGATATCATATCAGTCAGAAATGCATACCATGGGAATGCTGCTGGGTCAATGGGTGCGACTGCTCAAAGTAACTGGAAATTCAATGTTATTCAG ACTGGGATGCACCATGCACTGAATCCAGACCAATACAGAGGGATATTTGGTTCAGATGGAGAAAAGTACGCCAAAGATGTGGAAGAAATCATAGACTTTGGAACTTCTGGGAGAGTTGCTGGCTTTATCTCGGAAGCCATACAA GGAGTAGGTGGAGTAATGGAACTGGCACCGGGTTATTTGCCTGCTGTTTACAGAACCATAAAGAAAGCTGGGGGGCTCTTCATAGCTGATGAGGTCCAGGCAGGATTTGCTCGAACAGGAAGCCATTTTTGGGGATTTGAAGCTCATGGAGTTGTGCCAGACATAGTGACCAGTGCCAAG GGCGCTGGGAACGGCATACCAATAGGTGCTGTGGTTACGACTCCAGAAATTGCTCGAGTCTTGACTCAACGATGCTACTTCAACACCTTTGGTGGTAATCCCGTCTGCACAGCTGCCGGTCATGCTGTTCTCAAAGTGATTGAAAAGGAAAACCTTCAAGAAAATGCATTGGTTGTGGGTTCTTACTTGAAAGATCAACTCAAGGCACTTCAGGACAAACATGATA TCATTGGCGATGTAAGAGGAAGAGGTTTGATGCTCGGAGTTGAGTTGGTCACCGACCGTCAACAGAAGACTCCAGCCAAAACTGAGATCTTGCATGCTATGGAGACGATGAAAG ACATGGGTGTGTTGGTCGGAAAGGGTGGTTTCTATGGCAATGTCTTCAGAATAACACCTCCTCTCTGCTTCTCCAAGGAAGACGCAG ACTTCTTCTTGGATGTCATGGACATTGCATTATCCAAGATCTGA